One stretch of Cygnus olor isolate bCygOlo1 chromosome 1, bCygOlo1.pri.v2, whole genome shotgun sequence DNA includes these proteins:
- the SLN gene encoding sarcolipin translates to MERSTQELFLNFMIVLITVLLMWLLVKSYQE, encoded by the coding sequence ATGGAGCGATCCACACAAGAACTTTTCCTCAACTTTATGATTGTCCTCATTACTGTGTTGCTCATGTGGCTCCTGGTGAAGTCTTATCAGGAGTAA
- the ELMOD1 gene encoding ELMO domain-containing protein 1 isoform X3: MKIEASLKGSKSKRLQTSVSVHPDAIEKTIDDIMELKKINPDINPQLGVSLQACLLQIVGYRNLVVEVEKLRREPYDSENPQHEEMLLKLWKCLKPNSPLKARISKQWCEIGFQGDDPKTDFRGMGLLGLYNLVYFAEWDTEVAQQVLSDSLQPKYREVSKKELSQFSKAEWEKKKFDKAIGYSFAIVGINITDLAYNLLVSGALKTHFYNVAPEAPTLTHFQQTFCYLMHEFHKFWVEEDPLDIMEFNRVREKFHKRILKQLQNPEMALCPHFAASESLINM; the protein is encoded by the exons ATGAAAATAG AGGCGTCACTGAAAGGTTCAAAAAGTAAG CGTCTGCAAACTTCAGTAAGTGTTCACCCTGATGCTATTGAAAAAACTATAGATGACATCATGGAGTTGAAAAAGATTAATCCAGATATAAATCCACA GCTGGGAGTATCTCTTCaagcctgcctgctgcagatcGTCGGGTACAGGAATCTGGTTGTAGAGGTTGAAAAGCTGCGCCGAGAGCCGTACGATTCGGAGAACCCGCAACATGAGGAAATGCTTCTGAAG TTGTGGAAATGCTTGAAGCCCAATTCACCACTGAAAGCTCGGATTTCGAAGCAGTGGTGTGAAATTGGTTTCCAAGGTGATGATCCTAAAACAGACTTCAGAGGGATGGGTCTGCTGGGATTATATAACTTGGT GTATTTTGCTGAATGGGACACTGAGGTAGCCCAGCAAgttctttctgattctcttcagCCTAAATACAG GGAAGTCTCTAAGAAGGAActaag ccaaTTCAGCAAAGCtgaatgggagaagaaaaagtttgaTAAGGCAATTGG CTACTCTTTTGCTATTGTGGGTATTAACATAACAGACCTTGCATATAACCTGCTCGTGAGTGGAGCTCTGAAGACCCACTTCTACAATGTTGCTCCAGAGGCACCAACACTCACCCACTTTCAGCAGACCTTCT GCTACTTAATGCATGAATTCCACAAATTCTGGGTTGAAGAGGACCCACTGGATATAATGGAGTTCAACCGTGTCAGAGAGAAATTTCACAAGCGAATCTTGAAACAGCTCCAGAACCCTGAGATGGCTTTGTGCCCTCATTTTGCTGCATCAGAAAGTTTAATCAATATGTAG
- the ELMOD1 gene encoding ELMO domain-containing protein 1 isoform X1, with product MKHFLRIFIQVCLYFYCKFLWRCLKFVVRKLTGRCELQRICYNTKPGAARTMKIEASLKGSKSKRLQTSVSVHPDAIEKTIDDIMELKKINPDINPQLGVSLQACLLQIVGYRNLVVEVEKLRREPYDSENPQHEEMLLKLWKCLKPNSPLKARISKQWCEIGFQGDDPKTDFRGMGLLGLYNLVYFAEWDTEVAQQVLSDSLQPKYREVSKKELSQFSKAEWEKKKFDKAIGYSFAIVGINITDLAYNLLVSGALKTHFYNVAPEAPTLTHFQQTFCYLMHEFHKFWVEEDPLDIMEFNRVREKFHKRILKQLQNPEMALCPHFAASESLINM from the exons gatATTTATCCAGGTATGCCTGTATTTCTACTGCAAGTTCTTGTGGCGCTGCCTGAAATTTGTGGTGAGGAAACTAACAGGGCGATGTGAGTTGCAAAGGATCTGTTACAATACAAAGCCTGGAGCTGCCAGAACTATGAAAATAG AGGCGTCACTGAAAGGTTCAAAAAGTAAG CGTCTGCAAACTTCAGTAAGTGTTCACCCTGATGCTATTGAAAAAACTATAGATGACATCATGGAGTTGAAAAAGATTAATCCAGATATAAATCCACA GCTGGGAGTATCTCTTCaagcctgcctgctgcagatcGTCGGGTACAGGAATCTGGTTGTAGAGGTTGAAAAGCTGCGCCGAGAGCCGTACGATTCGGAGAACCCGCAACATGAGGAAATGCTTCTGAAG TTGTGGAAATGCTTGAAGCCCAATTCACCACTGAAAGCTCGGATTTCGAAGCAGTGGTGTGAAATTGGTTTCCAAGGTGATGATCCTAAAACAGACTTCAGAGGGATGGGTCTGCTGGGATTATATAACTTGGT GTATTTTGCTGAATGGGACACTGAGGTAGCCCAGCAAgttctttctgattctcttcagCCTAAATACAG GGAAGTCTCTAAGAAGGAActaag ccaaTTCAGCAAAGCtgaatgggagaagaaaaagtttgaTAAGGCAATTGG CTACTCTTTTGCTATTGTGGGTATTAACATAACAGACCTTGCATATAACCTGCTCGTGAGTGGAGCTCTGAAGACCCACTTCTACAATGTTGCTCCAGAGGCACCAACACTCACCCACTTTCAGCAGACCTTCT GCTACTTAATGCATGAATTCCACAAATTCTGGGTTGAAGAGGACCCACTGGATATAATGGAGTTCAACCGTGTCAGAGAGAAATTTCACAAGCGAATCTTGAAACAGCTCCAGAACCCTGAGATGGCTTTGTGCCCTCATTTTGCTGCATCAGAAAGTTTAATCAATATGTAG
- the ELMOD1 gene encoding ELMO domain-containing protein 1 isoform X2, whose amino-acid sequence MKHFLRIFIQVCLYFYCKFLWRCLKFVVRKLTGRCELQRICYNTKPGAARTMKIEASLKGSKSKRLQTSVSVHPDAIEKTIDDIMELKKINPDINPQLGVSLQACLLQIVGYRNLVVEVEKLRREPYDSENPQHEEMLLKLWKCLKPNSPLKARISKQWCEIGFQGDDPKTDFRGMGLLGLYNLVYFAEWDTEVAQQVLSDSLQPKYSQFSKAEWEKKKFDKAIGYSFAIVGINITDLAYNLLVSGALKTHFYNVAPEAPTLTHFQQTFCYLMHEFHKFWVEEDPLDIMEFNRVREKFHKRILKQLQNPEMALCPHFAASESLINM is encoded by the exons gatATTTATCCAGGTATGCCTGTATTTCTACTGCAAGTTCTTGTGGCGCTGCCTGAAATTTGTGGTGAGGAAACTAACAGGGCGATGTGAGTTGCAAAGGATCTGTTACAATACAAAGCCTGGAGCTGCCAGAACTATGAAAATAG AGGCGTCACTGAAAGGTTCAAAAAGTAAG CGTCTGCAAACTTCAGTAAGTGTTCACCCTGATGCTATTGAAAAAACTATAGATGACATCATGGAGTTGAAAAAGATTAATCCAGATATAAATCCACA GCTGGGAGTATCTCTTCaagcctgcctgctgcagatcGTCGGGTACAGGAATCTGGTTGTAGAGGTTGAAAAGCTGCGCCGAGAGCCGTACGATTCGGAGAACCCGCAACATGAGGAAATGCTTCTGAAG TTGTGGAAATGCTTGAAGCCCAATTCACCACTGAAAGCTCGGATTTCGAAGCAGTGGTGTGAAATTGGTTTCCAAGGTGATGATCCTAAAACAGACTTCAGAGGGATGGGTCTGCTGGGATTATATAACTTGGT GTATTTTGCTGAATGGGACACTGAGGTAGCCCAGCAAgttctttctgattctcttcagCCTAAATACAG ccaaTTCAGCAAAGCtgaatgggagaagaaaaagtttgaTAAGGCAATTGG CTACTCTTTTGCTATTGTGGGTATTAACATAACAGACCTTGCATATAACCTGCTCGTGAGTGGAGCTCTGAAGACCCACTTCTACAATGTTGCTCCAGAGGCACCAACACTCACCCACTTTCAGCAGACCTTCT GCTACTTAATGCATGAATTCCACAAATTCTGGGTTGAAGAGGACCCACTGGATATAATGGAGTTCAACCGTGTCAGAGAGAAATTTCACAAGCGAATCTTGAAACAGCTCCAGAACCCTGAGATGGCTTTGTGCCCTCATTTTGCTGCATCAGAAAGTTTAATCAATATGTAG